One region of Oxalobacteraceae bacterium OTU3CAMAD1 genomic DNA includes:
- a CDS encoding LysE family translocator encodes MTLSTWLLFLSVSLAAAFSPGPGVLMAISTAATQGARRALYSSLGNALGVFIVATTAVAGLGLVLKTSALAFGAVKVAGAAYLIYLGVKTWRQASKAPAQADDVAQPVQAAQASRWSTFRSGLLVAISNPKAILFFTAVFPQFMPPDHIDPMRFLLLTSTFTACSLLSHFFYVVCASWMKRRVRQSAARSRFTKRTTGALFIGMGGALLTVK; translated from the coding sequence ATGACACTCTCGACCTGGCTGCTGTTCCTCTCCGTTTCCCTGGCGGCGGCCTTCAGCCCTGGACCGGGCGTTCTGATGGCCATCTCGACGGCCGCCACGCAAGGCGCGCGGCGGGCATTGTATAGTTCCCTGGGCAATGCGCTGGGTGTGTTTATCGTTGCCACCACCGCCGTCGCCGGCCTCGGCCTGGTGCTCAAGACCTCGGCGCTGGCCTTTGGCGCGGTCAAGGTGGCCGGCGCCGCCTATCTGATCTATCTCGGCGTGAAAACCTGGCGCCAGGCGTCGAAGGCGCCGGCCCAGGCCGATGACGTCGCGCAGCCGGTCCAGGCCGCGCAGGCCAGCCGTTGGAGCACGTTCCGCTCCGGCCTGCTGGTGGCGATCAGCAACCCCAAGGCAATCCTGTTCTTCACCGCCGTGTTCCCGCAATTCATGCCGCCGGACCACATCGACCCGATGCGCTTCCTGCTGCTGACGTCGACCTTCACCGCTTGCAGCCTGCTGTCGCACTTCTTCTACGTGGTGTGCGCGTCGTGGATGAAGCGCCGGGTACGCCAGAGCGCGGCCCGCTCGCGCTTTACCAAGCGCACCACCGGCGCCTTGTTCATCGGCATGGGCGGCGCGCTGCTGACCGTGAAGTAA
- a CDS encoding phosphatase PAP2 family protein: MWALLFGIGMSLVVVTKMAFVGWGIGVESVEFAGFSGHAMRAAAVYPVAAFLAFRSSSSGIRHAATAAGVVFAILIAISRVPVMAHSVSESVTGCILGLTIAAAFIRFASTEHHWALSRMLVVLCLPILLIAPRVEPVPAEQWITQAALYLSGRDQPYTRAMWAESKHRGHE; this comes from the coding sequence ATGTGGGCGCTGTTGTTCGGCATCGGCATGAGCCTGGTCGTCGTGACCAAAATGGCGTTCGTGGGCTGGGGTATCGGCGTTGAGTCGGTCGAGTTCGCAGGCTTTAGCGGCCACGCGATGCGCGCCGCCGCCGTCTATCCGGTCGCCGCCTTCCTCGCTTTCCGCAGTTCCAGCAGCGGCATCAGGCACGCGGCTACCGCCGCCGGCGTCGTCTTCGCCATCCTGATCGCCATTTCGCGCGTGCCCGTGATGGCGCATTCGGTCTCCGAGTCGGTCACCGGCTGTATCCTGGGGCTGACGATCGCCGCCGCTTTCATCCGCTTCGCCAGCACCGAGCACCATTGGGCGCTCAGCCGCATGCTGGTCGTGCTGTGCTTGCCGATCCTGCTGATCGCGCCGCGCGTCGAACCGGTGCCGGCGGAGCAATGGATCACCCAGGCCGCGTTGTACCTCTCCGGCCGCGACCAGCCCTACACCCGCGCCATGTGGGCGGAGTCCAAGCATCGCGGGCACGAGTAA